In the genome of Ziziphus jujuba cultivar Dongzao chromosome 10, ASM3175591v1, the window ATATATGAGGAAACTTTGACGACACGAGGGAATCGGATAACTTAATTGAATCATCCAGATGTGAGATTATTTGAAGCACATTTTCAGGTCCAATTTCCATAATTGCATCACAAAGAACACCCATTAACAAATTGAGTGCCCCATCAATATCATCTATGTCTACTGCTTTCAAAAACACAAGTCCTCTTGGACTAGAAATAAAGATATCAATATGGAAACAGCCAAGCATGGTTTCTAAGTGGCCAACACAGAGTAGTGTACATCCTGTTTGAGGCCAAGATTCCCTAACTAGAGCCACAGATTTCTCAATCCTGCTTTTCTCTTTACTTAGATAGGAATTAGATAGCTCATCTACCGACAAGGGTTCATAACCAGGACCATAAGCAGCAATTGCTTTGGCCATTTCACGAAAGTAAGGAGAGTTGACAACATTGACATTCAGTCCATCGGCATAAAAAAATCTAGCCACTATATCATCTACTTCTTCTTTGGAGAAACAGGTAACACTTGGCCGTGAAGTACGAATGCGCTTGCCAGGTTTCCCAGTTCCagaagttcttttctttttccgaGCCACACGCTCTTCTTCTAGAATTTGAAATGCTTCTCTTAAAGTCCTGTCTATTGCTGGACAGCTTTTTACCCCAACACCAGTGAACCCAAGTAGGTGGGCTCTAACACGTGAATAAGAACCATTATACCGTTGATTACAGTGATTGCATTTCCATCTTTTTGTGCCACTTCCTTTGTCAAATCCACCAAACACACTAACATGCTTCCATCCCCACTTGTCAGATTCTGATGGCATACTTCAAACTCGAGAACTGCATTTCcaccaaaaacagaaaacaaagtAACAAACGAATCTCTGAAAACACGTTTATTTTAGTCAGCACCAGGAGAAGCAGAACAAGCATGTAAAAGCTCTCGAATTATCCTATCCttctttcaaatataataatcagaactacaataataaaaactaagATATGCTCCACATACAGAGGTGACAAGCAACCAAATTAAACATAAGACAAGATTATAGCACCCTTAAGTTTAAATGAAACAACCGATTCAACATGATTCTCCAAAACTTGCTACACTGTATAACAAGCCAAAAGGGTGTGCACAACTCATTCCCCTGTATACAAATTCGTTggcctaaaataaaaaaataaaaaaaggaacagtTCCATGAGGTTcaaattttctttatcaaaaactaaatagagaaagaaaacagatttgtttctcttgatttttatttgttgtttgctGATATGAACATggtaccaccaaaaaaaaaaaaaaacaaaaaaaaaacaaaaaaagccatTTTTTCCCTGCAATATTTGTAATGTGAATTATGAGATCATGCTTATAAGAATCATCACATAAAGTTACAGCATTTTTGTTTCTGCTAAACTCCAATACTTATTCCCAATTTACACTAAacgtaattaaaacaaaatcagAATTCAGGAGGATATACTTCCATAAAgaaaaccacatatatattctaTATGATATAATTCAGagatattttattgaaataataagaaaagggagatttaaatatatatacctgGATATGAAACATAAAAAGAGTACAAGTGTGGTTTTTTTTGCTGTTGATTCGAATCATCGAAACCTTGCGTTTctttttttagggtttctggTTTCTGAGAATGTCTCCTGATGAAACTTGAAACTCCCActcttttagttttctttttgggCCCATTCATCATTCCAGGCCCATCCGTTTCGTGGACTTAgcgtttctttctttcttctttttttttttttattattattattttttttctctttaatattTTACGTTAATTatgtttcatttatttaattaatcccaaagaaaataatagaaatgTGAAGAGTCTTCTTTAAGAAACAGCTTTTTAAGGagaaatataattgtttttactttatattattttattttatttttttcatttagagTACCTTTTCTATTTACTCGTCTCTCTTATAACAAAAATACTGTTTTCTgttctttatatgtatatatatatatatatatataaagatagatCTGTTTTCTTATAGAGCATGTTTggctataatatataaaaacagttttttatttcttatttttgagCCAgaaagttttctatttttttaagaataggaaaattacatttttaaaagcAGAGGATAGAAAAATTACCTTTTCTATTGTTTTTATGAGAATAATTATtgctagaagaaaaaaattgtaaaagcaGAGGAAAGACCAAAATGATGTTTGGTAAAAAGCTTCATTAGCATGACACTCCCAACTGTTTGATGtgtaattgaaaatttatacaGGTAAACAATCAAGTAGAAATGACTCtggcttttttaattttactttactTTCATTATAACCTATTTAAAATTTCTTAGGCAACAAAATATTACACCACAAAACTTGGTCAAGaccaaaataatgaaaattgaaacttaaaattatttaatccatGTAATATCACCATAAACTACATTAGATGAAACGATACTTGTATGCTTAATGGTCACTTTATAAGATTGTTTCTCATATTTTGTATCAAAAACTAATTTTCTTGGTAACACAGTAACACTTCAACTTCGAAATAAGGTGGTGATGTTATAAAAACTTTCGCCAATATAGATAATTATGCGTTTTTCAGAACTTCTTAACCATCATTGAAgagtaataattaataaaaatattaaaaaaaaatcaatgaagatgtattattgtaaaaaaaacaataaaaattaaatgattGAGATCCTCATATTCGAATTTTATAAGTTTCTAATTTCATAAGTAACGAAAAATTAATCTTATTTCAAGATCCAACGAACATAATAAATCAACATAATCTTGTATGGTTGTATCCTAAATTAAACTTGGATCAAAGTCTATTTGAATCAATCATAAATTAACCTGGATCAAGTGCTCTGCTATTTGAtacaaaattaatttccaaCAGCTAACTATTGAGGACAAAAGTTCCGTGTCCTAACATGTCACTAGTTGAGTTCTTACCCTGTATCAGccgctttttttttctttttccaactgGCTATTGAAATATCAAACTCCTATAAGCTTGTTATTACACACGGAGGAGTTGAAATTCTCTCCTGCATAGCATATTCCTTTCCATTTTTTGTTGTTATATCAGTGTTCATACTAGTATCTTTGAAACTTGTGTTTATACTATTTGGTACAAAATTTCCAACAGCTAGCTATGGAGGAAAAAGGAGTTCCGTGTCCTAAGATGTCACTCGTTGAGTTCTTACACTGTATCAGccctgtttttttctttttccacatGGCCATTGAAATATCTGACTTCCGTAAGCTTGTTATTGGACAAAGAGCAGTTGAAATTATCTCCTCCATAAAGTATTCctatccatttttcttttttttttttttttttttttttgggttttgtcgGTGTACTTGCCAGTATCTTTGAAACTTGGGCCTCTAGTCAAACTCCACTGTAAGTAAAACCAATTATAACATCTTTATGTATCAATaggaaaaatatagataaatgatCACCATTTGTATATCaaaccacaatttaaattataatatttttataagtctatatatatatatatataaatatataatataaagaaCTTTTGGTATTATTTGACCACATGCAGATAAATAAGGAATTCAAACCAAGCGTCACCATCATACAGGTGTCAATTTCAGTCACTAAATAAATGCACGAAATACAAAATTTCGTAATTGcaactaataatataataaatatcttCTTACTCAACCGAAAAAATACTCATTAATATCTTCACATATATGACGAAGCAGCATGGCCCAGTGGTAAGGCACTGCTACTGGCGCCTAAGAGGCGCGAGTTCGAGTCATCCTGGGGTGGGGGGGGTTAGGGGCGCCAAATATCAGGCGCAGTgataccaaaatttcaaaaaaaaaaaatcttcatatatatatatatatatatatacaccaagtTGACTGTTAGCTTGACACATGGTCTCACATGATGAATTTATAGTTTGAATTgtgatgaaaaaaaataaaaaataaaaataaatagtcaaAGAAAGTGGCCACATAACCATCACCTTTTTatcatcaagaaaaaaaaaaaaaaaagaaaaaaaaatcatcttattGTTTACTCCCATCTggcttttgttattttttttcccttgtccATCTTCCATTCcacagaaagagaaaagaataaagagaaatggGGACTCTGCAGCAACCAGTCTCAGCAGCACAAGCTTATGAAAGAGAAGCTGCAAAAGAAGAAGCCCATAATCATCATCAAGATGCTGGAGCTCTTTTTGTTCTGAAATCAAAAGGTAATCCAGTTTCTCTTTTCTCCTTTCTCTAATTTATCTTTGATCTTTCTCTTTGATGATTGTGGAATTGTGataattataaatgataaataatggGAATGGAATGGAAATGAATATTAATTTCAGGATCATGGGTGCACTGTGGATATCACTTAACAACATCAATAGTAGCACCACCTCTGCTGAGTCTGCCTTATGCTTTCACCTTCCTTGGATGGACTGCTGGAATTTTGTGTTTGGTTATCGGGGCTCTTGTCACTTTTTATTCATACAATTTGATTTCTTTGGTTCTTGAACATCATGCTGAATTGGGTCATCGTCATCTCCGTTTCAGAGACATGGCTAATGATATTTTAGGTACTTCTTTTATTtccttcaatttatttatttttttatttccttcaaTTATATCAAtccattcattttcttttcattgatTTCTATCCCCCTTTAATCAATTCTaacaaagttttaaaaaaaaaaaaaatgctagagCCATACGAATACGAATAAGGTCTAATGACAAAACTatgctaaattaaaatttaaaaagaaaaaatcgaaTTATCTACTctaatacttaaaaaataatatttacaaaaaatgtaTGTGATATGGTTTTGTTGTCCTCTCTTATCAATTTCTCTTTtccatgataaaaaaaattaaaaaaaatggaaaaacaaaattactatAATATAATCAGTTTGGACCATTCCACATTCATTTATATGAAACAGCTGCAGGCTTTGTCATATACATGTGCAGTCtgtatatttattattagatACAGAAATGTTATCGTGAATGGCTGATCAACAATTGTCCCACAAAAGGTGGACCATGTCGCCCACAATAGTAAAGTCCTtattaaatgtataaataataatatttccagTTCTTTTCCACTAGTTTTGGTTAAGTTTCCAACTTTTATAGAAACCAGTGGTTTGTATAGTAGAtgaggaataaaaaaatatcattaggTCAATtcctaaataatataaaaatcgaTTTTGACCAAATAAAATGGTGGTAAAAAGTGAAAACCATATCATCTAAATTTCCACTCGATCTTCATGTCAACATTGAGATGTGCATTTTTAACGTCTTATGGATGTGATGCGTATCAGGAAAGAAAACCAAGAGgccaaatcaaaattcttcttaGATAGGTTATAAACTAAGGCCTAAAGAAAATCCAACCTAGAGgccaaatcaatttttttcttagatAGGCTATGAACTAAAGCCTAAAGAAAATCCTTGGAAGAGATACAAATTAGATTTCAacatttaataagaaaataatttttttgaaatatttctgaagtaatatttttttttttcttttttgagagAGAGAAGTAATCATTTCTAAGTGGATATTGAAATGTCATTTTCTTTTGGGCCCCCCTAATAATTGGATGATTTGAACCTAAAACCTTACATATTGAAAAAATGGATATAGAACCTTACATATTGAAAAAGTGGATGTGGCCACTAACCGTCTCCAAGAACATGTTAAAAGATgattagtaaaaatatataagtgaatatatatatattttttggtgaatacatATAACTGAATATTTGACTGTCAGTGGTGAATTTCTGATAATTACCATCTATTTTGTTGCATATTTCACCACTATAGAAATTTCAATCTccataaagaaataattttattttattttattttatttttttaaataaggtgtTAACTTCTAACAATTAACAAATGGTAAAAAACAGGGCCCAACTGGGGTCGTTATTTTGTTGGCCCAGCTCAGTTCATAGTCTGCTATGGTGCTGTGGTTGCTTGCACTCTTCTTGGAGGACAATGCATGAAGGTAATTCCATTAACCTTTATAtcattcaaataatatattgcaTTATTtgcataattttgttattttaatttgtgtATTTAGTATCAAGTGGTACTACGGCAGTTGGTAGATGATTCTTTCATTGCTAATAACACattgtaaatttaaatagaaataattacaaatatttGTAAATTAGAAAGTTTGTTGATATATGTTCTTTTTGCAGTCAATTTACTTGCTGTCAAACCCAAATGGAAGCATGAAGCTTTTTGAATTTGTAGTGATATTTGGATGCTTTATGCTGATTTTAGCACAAATCCCATCTTTTCACTCTCTGAGGCACATCAATTTGGTGTCCCTAGTGTTATGCCTAGCCTACAGTGCCTGTGCAACTGCTGCTTCTATTTATATTGGTAATATATCCCTATATAtactaaaacaaaatttattaaaagtttaataTCCAATACAAAGTTCATAAaccatgaattttattttatttttgttaggaAATTCATCCAAAGGGCCAAAGAAGGACTATTCTCTACAGGGTGATAATGAAAGTCGAATTTTTGGGATCTTCAACGCAATTGCTATCATTGCCACAACATACGGCAATGGTATCATTCCAGAAACTCAGGTCCTAaaatttcttcaatttcttttcaGTCTTAGAACTTTATGTTAATGGATTCCATTACAAGAAAGCTCTTTTtctaagccttttttttttcttttttcttttttttttattggcttCACAGGCAACGCTAGCACCTCCAGTGAAAGGAAAGATGTTCAAGGGTTTATGTGTCTGTTATATGGTAATTATGGTGACTTTTTTCAATGTTGCAATTTCTGGGTATTGGGCATTTGGGAACCAATCTGAGGGTCTCATTTATACCAATTTCCTAGAAGATGGCAAACCTTTGGTCCCAAAATGGTTCATTTTCATGATCAACATTTTCACCATACTTCAACTATCAGCTGTTGCTGTGGTGAGAAAACAGTTCTTTTTCTCCCTTATCTTTCTTTGTGTCTTTCTAAAAAGAAAACCACCGTTACTAAGTTGCATTGTTTTGTTGTAGGTTTATCTCCAGCCCACAAATGAAGTGCTAGAGAGAACATTTGCAGACCCATCAAGCAAAGAATTCTCTTCCCGAAATGTGATCCCCAGAGTGATAGCTCGGTCACTCTCTGTTGTCGTATCAACAACTATAGCGGCAATGCTTCCATTTTTTGGGGACATCAGTGCTGTCATTGGAGCATTTGGTTTCATGCCTCTTGATTTCATCTTGCCAATGGTATTCTTCAACGTAACATTTAAACCATCCAAGAGAAGTCTCATTTTCTGGTTAAATGTCATAATTTCTGTAGTTTTTTCAGCTCTAAGTATCATAGCAGCAATAGCAGCAATAAGACAGATCAGCCTTGACGCCaaaaattatagattatttGCAAACGTATGATTAGTTTTCGACCATCTCAGCTTATTttgttactttctttttttttttttttatttaattgattgttAGTATGGCTAACTTCTTATTTTAAGTGTGGAGTTCTTCTTagttaattttacatatatatgaattggTATGCAAAGTAAtggttcttttttattattatttcaggggaaaaaaaaaggtaatggaggtttaattatatattatttaacttttttcttgGGTTGTAAATAGGTTCCAATAGATTGTGGTCGATTCGGGATTGATTCGGTTTTAACTCATTGGAATTCGACTtctcattaaaataaatcaattttgaacattaaattaaattccGAATGAAACTTGTAAGTAGTTCACAAATAGCTTAATTTGTTATTTGTacatgtttattaaaaaaagaaattgttttattaatttaaggGGTAATTACACCTTGCTACCATCTAGTTTCAAAATGTGAAAAGGGGTGGATTTCTGTTTGATTTAATcgattttttacattttttattttttattattattttttattttttgcaaaccgAACGAAACCATAGTGAAGAGTCAAACCAAATGGAACCTAACACAAATTAATGTTACATGCAGCGAATCTAACACAAGTTCAAACGAAACAAACAATACGACATGATTCTCCAAAACTTGCTAAACTATAAATAAAGCAAACCAAAAGCGTGTGCAAAACTCATTCCCCTGCATAGGAATTCAATGacctaaaacaaaataaataaaaatcatcaaGCTCTCACACCATAATTATTTGGATTTTCAATCATCAGATCATacaattgaagaaaaagaagttcAAAAAGATGTTTGGTGAAAAGCTTCATTGGCATGATGTTTGGTGAAAAGCTTCATTGGCATGACACTTCCAACCATAAGATGTGTGATTGAAATTTTTACAAGCAAACATATCAAATAGAAATGActggtttttataattttaatttactttcatTATAACCTATTAAAAAATATCTTCGTCAACAACTTATTACACCACAAAACTTATTAAACACAAGCAAAAATTTAGTACTTAAAATCATTTGATATTACAACTGGACTCCTCACTTTATGTTTGCCATTTTCTTCAATCCATGTAATCTCACCATAAACCACATTAGGTGAAATGTTACTTGTACACTTAATAGTCACTCTATAAGATTTTTCTCATATTTTGTTGCAAACATTAATATTCTTGGTAATACTTCAACTTCAGAACAAGGTGGTGATGTTACAAAAACCTTATAAGTTGTTATACCTTCTCCAACATTAGTAACCGTTCTTCGAAACTTCTTAaccatattattataaaaaaacaataaacgaCGGATAATTGAGATCCTCTGACGGGTTCGAACAATTATAACTTTCCGATCTCATAAATGATGAGAACTGTTCCTTTGTAAGATTCAATGAACATGATAAATCAACTTAATCTTGTGTATTGCATCATAAATTAAACCTGGATCAAATGCCTTATAAGGATAGCAAATTCAGCCAAAAAATCATCATCTTTAATTGGCTTCAAACTATTATCCAAAGGGTTTGCTGTGGTCATTATTACAGATCTAACTGCAGAAGGACTCCATTCTGGATATTTGGCTTTCAAAAGTGCTGCTGCACCCGCAACAACAGAACAAGCTATGGATGTAGCAGACTTCACTGCATAATCTTCATACAAAGGCATATTCAAGCCCATCCTAGATGCTTCTACTTTTGGATTCCAAGCGCCTAAAATGATGAACCAGGTGCTAGTATGTCTGGTTTTGATATGTATTTATAGCTTCTTGAAGGGCCTCTTTAATCGTATTTAGCTACTGTTGGTTCAGAATCAATTCCTATAATGCTTTTTTGAAATACTAGGCTACCTCTTTGGTTACTATCGTATTTCACATGGTTGATCATGGTTTATGCATCTTTTGAGATAATCACAATGCACGGACAAACAAAAGGTCCAGGAAGAAATGAAGAAATTGGGTTTTCAGTGATTTGTATGGCTTCTGTGATGTTTGCTTTTGTTAAGATTTCCAATTGTTGAGCAGGAAATCT includes:
- the LOC107410583 gene encoding GABA transporter 1, producing MGTLQQPVSAAQAYEREAAKEEAHNHHQDAGALFVLKSKGSWVHCGYHLTTSIVAPPLLSLPYAFTFLGWTAGILCLVIGALVTFYSYNLISLVLEHHAELGHRHLRFRDMANDILGPNWGRYFVGPAQFIVCYGAVVACTLLGGQCMKSIYLLSNPNGSMKLFEFVVIFGCFMLILAQIPSFHSLRHINLVSLVLCLAYSACATAASIYIGNSSKGPKKDYSLQGDNESRIFGIFNAIAIIATTYGNGIIPETQATLAPPVKGKMFKGLCVCYMVIMVTFFNVAISGYWAFGNQSEGLIYTNFLEDGKPLVPKWFIFMINIFTILQLSAVAVVYLQPTNEVLERTFADPSSKEFSSRNVIPRVIARSLSVVVSTTIAAMLPFFGDISAVIGAFGFMPLDFILPMVFFNVTFKPSKRSLIFWLNVIISVVFSALSIIAAIAAIRQISLDAKNYRLFANV